In Populus trichocarpa isolate Nisqually-1 chromosome 12, P.trichocarpa_v4.1, whole genome shotgun sequence, a genomic segment contains:
- the LOC7483490 gene encoding polyamine oxidase 1 isoform X2 has protein sequence MTSASPSPTVIIIGAGMSGILAAKTLHDSGIQDILILEANSKIGGRIHSVQFRGHTVELGANWVIGGGPRSNHLYEIASKLNLKTYLSDYGNISANIYKQEGGLYPKHIVSAALEVAETRDQFCTSFSTRLSAPGHDRDDVSILVSQRLFKEVPTTPLDMVIDYFYNDYEDAEPPRVTSLKNTIPRYEFLDFGDQTYFLADSRGFESILIYIAKQFLSHKHEVIRDQRLKLNKVLLNLKQQWKTQAIYEFDMAVYTKIFLRFPYKFWPSGPETEFFLYAHEKRGYYPIWQHLETEMPGSNILFVTVTDEEAKRIEQQQDIKIQEEIMDVLKKMFGNDIPEPDEILIPRWWSNRFFKGSFSNWPIGYSQRRHMQLKEPVGRIYFSGEHTYSRYLGYADAAYFAGIETANHLIRCIKHEKYCNGYDRHSTIDRLHNEDPYDPDA, from the exons ATGACTTCTGCTTCACCATCTCCCACAGTCATCATCATCGGAGCTGGAATGTCAG GGATTTTAGCAGCAAAGACACTGCATGATTCTGGAATTCAAGATATATTGATTTTAGAAGCAAACAGCAAGATTGGTGGTCGGATTCATAGCGTTCAATTTAGAGGACACACTGTTGAGTTGGGTGCAAATTGGGTTATTGGTGGAGGTCCTAGGTCCAATCACTTGTATGAAATTGCTAGCAAACTCAACCTTAAGACCTACTTGTCAGATTATGGAAATATCTCGGCAAACATCTATAAACAAGA GGGTGGATTATACCCCAAGCATATAGTCAGCGCAGCATTAGAAGTTGCTGAAACAAGGGATCAATTCTGCACGAGCTTTTCCACTAGACTATCTGCACCAGGACACGATCGTGATGATGTGTCAATACTGGTATCGCAGCGCCTCTTCAAAGA GGTGCCGACAACTCCTCTTGACATGGTTATAGACTATTTCTACAACGATTATGAAGATGCAGAACCTCCAAGAGTGACAAGTTTAAAGAACACCATTCCTCGCTATGAGTTTTTAGACTTTGGGGATCAAACATATTTCTTGGCTGATTCAAGAGGCTTTGAGAGTATACTTATTTACATTGCCAAGCAGTTTCTCTCCCACAAACATGAAGTAATAAGGGATCAGAGGCTCAAGTTAAACAAG GTTCTCTTAAACTTGAAGCAGCAATGGAAGACACAGGCAATATATGAATTCGATATGGCTGTATACACCAAGATATTCCTGAGATTCCCTTACAAGTTTTGGCCCTCTGGACCCGAGACAGAATTCTTCCTCTATGCCCACGAAAAACGTGGATACTACCCGATATGGCAG CACTTGGAGACTGAAATGCCAGGATCAAACATTTTATTTGTAACAGTAACAGATGAGGAAGCAAAGAGGATAGAGCAGCAACAGGATATTAAAATCCAAGAGGAGATCATGGATGTGCTGAAAAAAATGTTTGGTAACGACATTCCAGAACCAGATGAAATTCTTATTCCTAGATGGTGGTCCAACAGGTTCTTCAAGGGTAGCTTCTCAAATTGGCCTATTGGATATAGTCAACGAAGACACATGCAACTAAAG GAACCTGTTGGTCGAATTTATTTTAGTGGGGAGCACACCTATTCTAGATACTTGGGATATGCTGATGCTGCATATTTTGCAG GTATCGAGACTGCAAATCATTTAATCAGGTgcattaaacatgaaaaatattgcaATGGCTATGATCGGCATTCAACAATAGACAGATTACACAACGAAGATCCTTATGATCCTGATGCATGA
- the LOC7483490 gene encoding polyamine oxidase 1 isoform X1: MTSASPSPTVIIIGAGMSGILAAKTLHDSGIQDILILEANSKIGGRIHSVQFRGHTVELGANWVIGGGPRSNHLYEIASKLNLKTYLSDYGNISANIYKQEGGLYPKHIVSAALEVAETRDQFCTSFSTRLSAPGHDRDDVSILVSQRLFKEVPTTPLDMVIDYFYNDYEDAEPPRVTSLKNTIPRYEFLDFGDQTYFLADSRGFESILIYIAKQFLSHKHEVIRDQRLKLNKVVREINYSKSGVQVKTEDGSVYQAKYVIVSVSVGVLQSDLIVFKPHLPQWKTQAIYEFDMAVYTKIFLRFPYKFWPSGPETEFFLYAHEKRGYYPIWQHLETEMPGSNILFVTVTDEEAKRIEQQQDIKIQEEIMDVLKKMFGNDIPEPDEILIPRWWSNRFFKGSFSNWPIGYSQRRHMQLKEPVGRIYFSGEHTYSRYLGYADAAYFAGIETANHLIRCIKHEKYCNGYDRHSTIDRLHNEDPYDPDA, encoded by the exons ATGACTTCTGCTTCACCATCTCCCACAGTCATCATCATCGGAGCTGGAATGTCAG GGATTTTAGCAGCAAAGACACTGCATGATTCTGGAATTCAAGATATATTGATTTTAGAAGCAAACAGCAAGATTGGTGGTCGGATTCATAGCGTTCAATTTAGAGGACACACTGTTGAGTTGGGTGCAAATTGGGTTATTGGTGGAGGTCCTAGGTCCAATCACTTGTATGAAATTGCTAGCAAACTCAACCTTAAGACCTACTTGTCAGATTATGGAAATATCTCGGCAAACATCTATAAACAAGA GGGTGGATTATACCCCAAGCATATAGTCAGCGCAGCATTAGAAGTTGCTGAAACAAGGGATCAATTCTGCACGAGCTTTTCCACTAGACTATCTGCACCAGGACACGATCGTGATGATGTGTCAATACTGGTATCGCAGCGCCTCTTCAAAGA GGTGCCGACAACTCCTCTTGACATGGTTATAGACTATTTCTACAACGATTATGAAGATGCAGAACCTCCAAGAGTGACAAGTTTAAAGAACACCATTCCTCGCTATGAGTTTTTAGACTTTGGGGATCAAACATATTTCTTGGCTGATTCAAGAGGCTTTGAGAGTATACTTATTTACATTGCCAAGCAGTTTCTCTCCCACAAACATGAAGTAATAAGGGATCAGAGGCTCAAGTTAAACAAG GTGGTTAGAGAGATCAATTATTCTAAGAGTGGAGTCCAAGTAAAAACTGAAGATGGTTCTGTGTACCAAGCCAAATATGTGATTGTCTCTGTGAGCGTTGGGGTACTTCAAAGTGACCTCATTGTGTTCAAGCCACACTTACCT CAATGGAAGACACAGGCAATATATGAATTCGATATGGCTGTATACACCAAGATATTCCTGAGATTCCCTTACAAGTTTTGGCCCTCTGGACCCGAGACAGAATTCTTCCTCTATGCCCACGAAAAACGTGGATACTACCCGATATGGCAG CACTTGGAGACTGAAATGCCAGGATCAAACATTTTATTTGTAACAGTAACAGATGAGGAAGCAAAGAGGATAGAGCAGCAACAGGATATTAAAATCCAAGAGGAGATCATGGATGTGCTGAAAAAAATGTTTGGTAACGACATTCCAGAACCAGATGAAATTCTTATTCCTAGATGGTGGTCCAACAGGTTCTTCAAGGGTAGCTTCTCAAATTGGCCTATTGGATATAGTCAACGAAGACACATGCAACTAAAG GAACCTGTTGGTCGAATTTATTTTAGTGGGGAGCACACCTATTCTAGATACTTGGGATATGCTGATGCTGCATATTTTGCAG GTATCGAGACTGCAAATCATTTAATCAGGTgcattaaacatgaaaaatattgcaATGGCTATGATCGGCATTCAACAATAGACAGATTACACAACGAAGATCCTTATGATCCTGATGCATGA
- the LOC7483491 gene encoding E3 ubiquitin-protein ligase SIS3: MAMRGIDFKWYDGFFLSMLATSAIIVAINWRRYHICTYPLHIWIMVDYTTVFVFRLLMFIDNGLAAGMGLDFGRQQRYARFCGRIVVLSILSLLLYPFLWAWTITGTLWFTRARDCLPEEGQKWGFLIWLLFSYCGLIGIACISVGKWRVRRQAHHLRAQQGIPISEYGVLVDLIRVPDWAFEAAGQEMRGMGQDAAAYQPGLYLTPTQREAVEALIQELPKFRLKAVPTDCSECLICLEEFYVGNEVRGLPCAHNFHVECIDEWLRLNVKCPRCRCSVFPNLDLSAISNLRADSERSPATVTTNRYVRTVPSSHSYLLRMQGLLWPVQSGNAGDPTDADIDVEAAENGSAHMATGERTGTESVSSAGLALVGQSTQTHH, encoded by the exons ATGGCTATGAGAGGCATCGATTTCAAGTG GTACGATGGCTTCTTCTTGTCAATGCTAGCAACAAGTGC AATCATTGTTGCTATCAATTGGAGGCGTTATCATATTTGTACATACCCATTGCACATATGGATAATG GTTGATTACACTACCGTTTTTGTGTTTCGCTTGTTGATGTTTATAGATAATGGACTTGCTGCTGGAATGGGATT GGATTTTGGGCGGCAGCAGAGATATGCCCGTTTTTGTGGAAGAATTGTCGTTCTTTCAATTCTCTCTCTGCTGCTATATCCATTTCTTTGGGCTTGGACTATAACTGGCACACTCTGGTTCACGAGGGCAAGAGATTGT TTACCAGAAGAAGGTCAGAAATGGGGTTTTCTTATATGGTTGCTTTTCAGCTACTGTGGACTGATTGGTATCGCTTGCATCTCTGTTGGAAAG TGGCGGGTACGAAGACAAGCACACCACTTACGTGCTCAGCAAGGCATTCCTATTTCAGAATATGGG GTATTGGTTGATTTGATCCGAGTGCCTGATTGGGCGTTTGAAGCTGCAGGTCAAGAAATGAGAGGAATGGGCCAAGATGCTGCTGCATATCAACCTGGACTCTATTTGACTCCCACTCAG AGAGAAGCAGTGGAGGCGCTCATTCAAGAACTTCCAAAGTTCAGGCTCAAGGCTGTTCCAACTGATTGCAGTGAATGTCTCATCTGCCTCGAAGAGTTCTATGTAGGGAACGAG GTTCGTGGCCTACCTTGTGCTCATAATTTCCATGTTGAATGTATTGATGAGTGGCTTCGACTGAATGTGAAATGTCCACGGTGTCGCTGCTCAGTCTTCCCTAATCTTGACCTTAGTGCCATATCTAATCTCCGTGCTGATTCGGAAAGATCTCCTGCCACTGTAACAACCAACCGTTATGTGAGAACTGTGCCTTCCAGCCACAGCTATCTGTTGAGAATGCAGGGTCTGCTGTGGCCTGTCCAATCTGGGAATGCTGGGGATCCCACTGATGCAGATATTGATGTGGAAGCTGCTGAGAATGGAAGTGCACACATGGCAACCGGGGAACGAACAGGTACGGAATCAGTTTCATCAGCTGGACTTGCGCTTGTGGGTCAGTCCACCCAAACTCATCActag